The segment ATACATGGAAATTCAAATTGGTTCACACACCGATTCGCGTGCGTCGGCTGTTTATAACCTGAGGTTGTCAAACAAACGTGCCGCATCAGCATTAGAATACCTGGTACAAAATGGAATAGAGCGAAAAAGGCTGCGTTCTATAGGTTATGGCGAAACCAAACCTTTGATTATCTGCCCTAAAAATGACTGTACCGAAGCAGAGCATGCCACAAATCGTAGATGTACATTTATGATTTTGAAATAGGAGTTAGTTGTTGTTAAATATTTGAATTTTTTGAAAAATGCACACTTGATCGGGGTGCATTTTTTTTGTCAACTATTCATTGCGAATCTGTATTTTTGTATGACTCAATTAAAAACTATGAACAAGCTTCTTCCTTTTGTATTCTTATTCGTTATTTCAAATCTAACCGCACAGCAACGACCAAAATTGGTAGTTGGTATTGTGGTTGACCAAATGAAAACGGAATACCTGTATCGCTTTCAAAGTGATTTTTCCGAAAACGGTTTTAAACGATTGATGAATGATGGTTTTACGTTTTACAATATGCATTACAATTATATGCCAACTTATACCGCGCCGGGACACGCTTCAATCTACACAGGAACAACACCGGCGATGCACGGAATCGTGAGTAACGAATGGTATAGCAGAAGCGCAGGAAAAGAAGTCTATTGTACCGATGACGCTTCGGTTAAAACGCTTGGCGATGGCACCAAAGAAGAAGGAGAAATGTCGCCTAAAAATTTGCAAACGACAACAATTACAGATGAGCTTCGTTTAACAACCAACTTCAAAGGGAAGGTAATTGGCATCAGCATGAAAGACAGAGGTGCGATTCTTCCTGCCGGGCATTTTGCCAATTGGGCATTTTGGTACAGCAAAACGGGAAGCTTTATTTCGAGTACTTTTTATGGTTCAACAATGCCGGATTGGGCAACCGAATTCAATGCACAAAAAGGTTATATGAAATATATTAACCAAGGCTGGGATTTATTAAAACCAATCGCAACTTATGATGAAAGTCTGGATGATGATAATCCATATGAAGGCAAATTATACAAAGTAGACAAACCTGTTTTTCCATACGATTTAAAAGCAATGCTCGAAAAAAACAACCCAAGTATTTTGCGAGCAGTGCCTTTCGGAAATGATTATGTTGCCGACTTTGCCAAAACAGCCATCGAAAAAGAATCGTTAGGAAAAGACAACGTTACCGATTTTTTAGCGGTTAGTTTTTCTTCTACTGATTATGTTGGACACATTCTTGGTCCGCGTTCAATCGAATTGCAGGACACCTATTTGCGTTTGGATTTGACCATTGCTGACTTGCTGACATATTTGGATAAGACTGTCGGAAAAGGAAATTATTTGGTTTTCCTGACAGCCGATCACGCCGGAGCTGAAAATGCACAATTCCTAAAGGATAGCAAATACGATGTTACCAATCTTGTTGGCAAGGAACTCGATAAAAATCTGGAGAAATTTTCAACGGATACTTTTGGCGAAAATTTAGTGTTGCATTACGATAGCTTTAATCTGTTTTTTAATAAAGAAAAAATCAAAGCTAAAAATTTAGATTTAGTTACCGTGAAAAAGGCATTTAAAGACTTTTTAATGACGCAAAACTATGTAAAACGCGTTTATACCGAAGAAGAGATTTTAGCCAATTCAGGAGCCGATTATCATTTGAATTGTATTGCAAAAGGCTATGATGTAACTCAAAATGGCGACATGATTGTTTTGGATAAACCGGGTTATATTGAATACGGACCAACCGGAACTTCACACGGAACGACCTATAGTTATGATACGCATGTGCCGTTGTTGTTTTATGGCTGGAAAATCCCAAAAGGCGAAAGCCACGAGAAAAAAGTAATCACTCAGATTGCACCAACCTTATCTCAAAAACTAAAAATCACACTTCCCAACGGAACAGAATCACAAGTATTAACTGAGATTTTGGATAAATAGTTTCATCATTTTTTCATTCACACTAAAGGTCTAAAATTCTAAAATTAAGGATGAGTACGTTTGTAATTAGTAAAAGATACAACGGTGATTATAAGTTTGTTTTTGCCTCCAGAAAAGGGAAAACAATTTTTACCAGTATCGCCTGTAAACATAAATCGGATTGTGAAAGCATGATTTTAGCAATCAAAGAAAACATGGCATTGTTTGCTTTTACAAAAGTCAGAAAGGCATCTAACAAGTATTTTTTTAGGTTATCTAAAGACGGTTTGGTCTTGGCTAATAGCCGAAAATTTTCAACAGAGCTTATGTTGCAAAAAGGAATTGATGAAATTATTACTTATGCCCATAAAGCTGAAATACTGGACTTTTCAGAAAATGACTTTGCCTTTTCTGACGATAGCGCTGTTTTTGAAGAAGGAGCGCAATAGTTACATACTTTCCCCAAACGTCAATAAATTGTGGTCTGGATCAAGTAGCGAAAATTCTTTTTGTCCCCAAGGTTTGGCTTCTAAATAGCCATTGGGATGAATACGTACTTTTCTGTCCAATAAGTTTTGGTAAAAATTATCAATTCCATCAACCCGAATATAAACCTGTCCATAGTTTTCGGTTTGATCAAGTGCTGCAAATTCAAAAAAGTGAATCTGGATGTTGTCTTTTTGAACCATAAGATAACCATCATGATCAGCGCTTCCAAATAGCCGGAAACCCAATTGGTTTACATAATAGTCAAGCGTAACGGCTTTATTGCGCATGGGAAGTTTTGGATTGATTTGTGTAAGCATAATAATTAATTTGATTATCCGAACTATCGGGTTAACGGTTTGGCACTATTCGCTTTTGTCTTATTCTTTCAATTCTTTTAGTGACTAAATTAGTTAAGAATAGAGAAAACCCTACCGTTAGTATTGATAAAGTTATTCCCAATAGACTACCGGTGATTGGAATATTCAGAGACTTTAGTATAGTAAATAGCAATATATGAGAGATATAAATCGGATAGGATAATTCGCCTATGTAGGCATCCTTTTTCCAGTTTTTTGTTAAAATGAAAACAAAGGGTAAGGTAATGAAGAATCCAAATAAATAGAGTTTGTCTTTATGTGGTATGGGTAGAAAACTATGAAAAAGCGTAGCTCCAATAACGGAAAGCCAAATGAGTTGCAGATAGATTTTTTTTATTGATAGCGTATCTAATTTTTTGTATGCATGATAAGAAACAATTCCCAAAAGGAAAAAAACCAATTCAGTTGGAAAAAAACGATAGGTCCATGGATCGTTTTTCAGGTTAAAATGGTAGTATAAGACAGCTCTAAGAAGCAACGAAAGGAGGATTAACGGAATGATGATGTTGAGTTTTCTTCGTACAAGAAACGGGGCAATAATGTAAAAAGCTATTTCAACTCCGATAGTCCATGCTTGTGGAACCATTAAAAAATTATAAAGTGCAGGAGTATGACGATGAAAATTAGAAGTAAAAAAGAGATTTCCGCTGGCAGTATCTAATGATAAAAACATAACAGTATCCTGCAAAAAAAGGAATAGATTGGTAAACACAAAATAAATAAAACTACCAATACTCATAACGTTCCAATAGTCCGCATAGTAACTAAAACTACCTAAATCATTTCCTTTCGAATAAATTGATACAACGACAGAGTATAGAATAGTTAAAAGTAGTACAGTCCAATATATTGGGAACAATCGCAAAAGCCTGTTCGATATGAATAATTTGTATGAGCTGTTTTTCCCTACGTATTTTTCATTAAGGATTAAAGTCATATAAAATCCTGAAATGATATAAAAAGCCTGAACAGCTAGTGCTCCACCAACAAGTTGAAATCCAAAAATTGAACTGGAATGTCCAAGCACCACTGTTATTGCCAAAAGAAATCTTAATAAACCCATGTCTTTTATGGTAAAAGTATTGTCACGGTACTAATATACAACTCTACAAAGATTATAGGTAAAACTATTTTACCAAGAGTTATTATTGTATTGCGATTTTGAAAGGTCATTATTTACCAATAACCAACGGAACAGTATAAAGCACCCTGACAATTTGATCCTTCACTTTTCCGGGATTCCACTTTGGCAGGTTTTCTAATATCCGAATTAATTCCTTGGCTTTATCAGCATCAACGCCACGAAGGATTTTCACATCGCTAAGCGAACCATCTTTTTCTATTACAAATATGGCATATACTTTTCCTTTTACTTCTGCGGGATATGTTTTTAAGTAGCTTTCATTTACAAGCGATTTTAATTTATCCAATCCACCCGGAAATTCAGGTTTTGTATTAAGTCCGGCAACGTTGTAAATATTATTGTCCTCGACCTTTTCGGCAGTTTGTGAAAAGTTAGCAATGGAATAAAATAGAAGAAGTAATGTGATTATTTTTTTCATGGGATGTTTAGTGCTTTTGTAGTTGTTTCTAATTAATTACTATCAAAATTTTGTTGTTGCTGAATATCAATTTGGGTTTGCATGTTTTGTTGATCAATTATTGTTTGATTTAATACGTTTTGTTGATGAATTTGATCAAGATGCTGCTGATTAATTAATGATTGATTTTGTATATCAGAACTGTCATCAGTTACGCTCCTTTTTTTCGATGGATTGATACTTCTATATATTGCAATTACCACAAATAGTATGATAAATAAGTAGATGATAAAATTTTCCATTTTTTCTTTTTTAGTTTAGATGTCGCGGATTTATAATCCGTGCTAAATTCTCAGTTATGTAATGTATGGAATGCAATTCCGTGCTAACGGGTAGCAGTATTTATTTATTATTTTCAACAACTTTTTTTATTTTCTCTGTCCATTCATCTTTAAAGAACTCATGATTCTCAAAAACCTCATTTAATTTCTCAAGATTTTCTTTTAGTCTTGTTTCATAAAATGAGTTCAGTTTCTCGGTAAACAAATCTTTCATTTCTTCTGATATTTCAGAAATTTCTATTCGTTTGCGTATAATGTTAAAAGAGTCAACAATCAAAATGATTTGACCAGATTCATAAAAAGATTTAAATGATTTTATTTGTCTTTCAAGAATTCTGTAATCTTGTTCTCTTATAATCCTGATGCAGAATTCATTAAAACCATCAAATCCCACGTACTTATGCTCAACCTTATCTATTTTTATTCTATGATAAAAGCTACCAAACTCATTTTCAAGCTGGTTAAGTAACATTAAAATTATGTCACTTTCATTTTTAAGTTTTTGCTCAACGTTCGATTCAGTTTGTCTAGTTAATGCAAGATAAAGTAGGATGGAAGAGATTATTCCAATTACTGGTGCAGTAATTCCGCCGATTGAGCTACCAATGCCGTTTTCTTTGGATAAATTAAAAGAATCAATAAAGGCGGGCAGATTAAATAGTAAGACACTTAAAAAACAAACTACAATCATTATGATTGAGAATACAAGTATTTGAATATTGCTTTTGTTTTTCACCTTGTTCGTGTTAATATTGCTGCCAACTCATTTATATCAGCAAGTCACATTTACAAAATCTAATTTACTAAAAAAACCACGCTACATATAATTCTCACAATAAAACTTACAAACAATAAAAAAATCCCGCCGAAGCAGGATTATATTTATAAGTCAACCAAAATCTGATTTTGCAATAAATCATCAAAGGTTTCGCGTTCTCTGATTAAATGTCCTTTGCCATTTTTCCATAAGACTTCGGCAGGTTTAAAGCGCGAATTATAGTTAGACGCCATCGAGAAACAATACGCACCGGCATTTCTGAAACAAAGTATATCGCCTTCGTGGATTTCGGCAATTCTTCGGTTGTTGGCAAACGTATCGGTTTCACAGATATAACCCACAACGGTGTAAAAACGCTCTTTGCCTTTTGGCTTGGAAATGTTTTCTATATAATGTTGTGAACCATAAAACATCGGACGAATCAAGTGATTGAAGCCACTGTCAATTCCCGCAAAAACAGTCGATGTGGTTTGTTTTACAACATTTACTTTTGCCAAAAAGAAACCTGCTTCGCTTACCAAGAATTTTCCCGGTTCAAAAGCCAATGTGAGTTCGCTGCCATATTCTTTTTCAAATGCCAGAAAACGTTTGGTTAGTTTTTTACCCAATTCTTCTACATTGGTTTCGATATCGTCTTTTTTATAAGGCACTTTAAATCCGGAACCAAAATCAAGGAATTCTAAATTTTTAAATTGTTTGGCGACATCAAATAAAATTTCCGAAGCATACAAAAACACTTCAATATCCAAAATGTCTGAACCTGTATGCATATGAATTCCGTTGATGTTCATCTTGGTATTTTCAACGATACGCAGCACATGTGGAATCTGATAAATGGAAATCCCAAATTTACTATCAATATGACCTACAGAAATATTCTCGTTTCCACCAGCCATCACATGAGGATTGATACGAATGCAAACCGGAACTTTTGGATGTTTGGCACCAAAATGCTCCAAAATAGAAAGGTTGTCAATATTGATTTGAACGCCCATTGCAGCAACTTCTTCAATCTCTTCAAAGGAAACGCCGTTTGGCGTAAAAATGATTCGGTCAGGAGTAAAACCTGCATGCAAACCCAGTCGCACTTCCTGAATGGAAACGGTATCCAATCCCGAACCCAAATTCTTGAGCAGCTTTAAAATTGAAATATTCGACAAGGCTTTCATCGCATAATTGATGCGAAGTTTTTCTACTTTGAAAGCATTGGTTAAACGCTTGTACTGAAATTCAATTTTCTCGGCATCGTAAACATATAACGGATTTCCGAATTGTTCTGCTAAGTCAAGTAATTCTTTGGGTTGCATGATTTTAATTTTAAGGCAAATATAGTTTATGATGTCAGTAATGACAATAGTTTTATGATTTTATGCAGATTTTGATTTGATTACAAGTTTGGTAAATCGCCATTTCCTTTGGTTGGTAAATTGGTGTAGCCCATCAAATAATTATCAACTTCTCTTGCGGCTTCACGTCCTTCAGAAATAGCCCAAACGATTAAAGATTGTCCGCGTCGCATATCACCGGCAGTAAAAATATTCTGGATATTGGTTTGATAGTTTTTGGCTTTGTAATTGTTTCTGGCATCAATCTCAATTCCTAGTTGATCGCTCAAAGTCTTTTCTGGACCGGTAAAACCAAGTGCCAATAAAGCCAATTCGCAAGGCCATATTTTTTCGGAACCTTCTTTTTCAATGAGTTCAGGGCGTTGTCCCGGAGTCATTTTCCAAGCCACTTCAACCGTTTTTAATCCGGTTAATTCTCCTTTGTCATTAGAAATAAATTCTTTGGTGTTGATAAGCCAGTTTCTATCGCAGCCTTCTTCGTGTGAAGAAGATGTTTTTAATTGCAAAGGCCAAAATGGCCATGGCGTTGTTTCGCTTCTGTATTCCGGTGGTTTTGGTAAAATTTCAAAATTCGTCACCGATTTTGCACCTTGTCTGTTAGAGGTACCAACACAGTCAGAACCCGTGTCTCCACCGCCAATAACAATAACGTTTTTACCTTTTGCAGTTATTTGATTTGGAATAGTTTCTCCGTACAATGCTTTGGTTTGTTGTGTCAAAAAAGTCATGGCCTGTACAACACCTTTGCTTTCAATGCCTCTGGTTGGCAAACTTCTTTTATCGGTTGCGCCGCCACATAAAACGACTGCGTCAAACGAATTGAGTTGTTTTATGCTATAATTTACGCCCACATTGACATTGGTTTTAAACACAATTCCTTCGGCTTCAAGAATAGCGATGCGTCTGTCGATGATGGCTTTTTCTAATTTAAAATTTGGAATGCCATAACGAAGCAAACCGCCAATAGCATTGTCTCTTTCGAAAACGGTAACCAAATGACCGGCACGGTTTAATTGCTGTGCTGCTGCCAATCCGGCCGGACCGGAACCAATTACGGCTACGGTTTTTCCGGTTCTGATTTGAGGTGGTTGTGGTTTTATCCAACCTTCGGCAAAACCTCTTTCCACTATGTTTTTTTCAATATTTTCAATAGCTACAGGTTCGCTGATAATGCCTAACACACATGATTTTTCGCATGGTGCCGGACATAATCTTCCTGTAAATTCAGGGAAATTATTTGTTGATTGTAAAATTTCTAAAGCACTTTGCCATTCTTCCTGATGCACCATGTCATTAAAATCGGGGATTAAATTCCCCAACGGACAAGCACTGTGACAAAAGGGAATACCACAATCCATGCATCTTGAACCTTGCTCTTTTATTTTTTGCTTGGGTAACGGAATTGTAAATTCGTTATAATTTGAAACCCTTTCCTGAACAACCAAATTACTCTCGTCGGCTCTGTCGTATTCTTTAAATCCACCTAACTTTCCCATCTCAATTTGCTATTAATGCTGCTATTTGTTTTTCTTCTGATATTCTTTGCAATGCTTTTTTATAATCGGTTGGCATTACTTTGATAAAATATTTCTGCTGATTTTCCCAATCATCGAGCATCACTTTCGCCAACGGACTATTGGTGAAAAGCGAATGTCTTTTTATTAATCGTTTAAGTTGAGCCAAATCATTTTCATCCAAAGTTTCCAGCGCAACCATTTCCATATTGCACAAGCCTTTTTCAAATTCTTTTTTCTTGTCAAAAACATAGGCAACGCCACCGCTCATTCCAGCGGCAAAATTCCGTCCTGTTTTTCCTAAAACGACGACAGTTCCACCAGTCATATATTCACAACCATGATCTCCAACGCCTTCCACAACAGCAGTTGCACCTGAATTTCTAACACAAAAACGCTCACCGGCCATTCCGTTTATGTAAGCTTCTCCCGTAATTGCGCCGTATAATGCAACGTTACCAATAATGATATTCTCTTCAGGTTTGAAAGTCGCAGTAGGAGGAACTTTGATAATCAGCTTTCCGCCGGAAAGTCCTTTACCCAAATAATCATTGCAGTTACCGTGAATTTTAAACGACAAACCATTCGTAGCAAACGCCCCAAAACTTTGTCCGGCTGAACCTTCAAAATCTATTAGAATAGTGTCTTCGGGTAAACCTTGTGCGCCATATATTTTCGAAATTTCATTACTTAATATGGCACCAACAGAACGATCTGTATTTTTAATTTTGAAGTTAATTCGGGTTCTTTCTTTTCTGTAAATAGAAGGAATTGCCGCTTTTATAATTTCAAAATCGAGTACGTGTTCTAAATGATGGTCTTGCGACATTGTATTGTGATTCGGAACTACTTTAGCTTTTTCCGGTTTGTAAAGAATGGTCGATAAATCCAAACCACTAGCTTTATAATGTTTGATGGCTTTGTTGACGTTCAGTTTTTGAGATTGTCCAACCATTTCTTTTAATGTTCTAAAACCAAGTTGTGCCATTATTTCGCGCAATTCTTCAGCGATGAAATACATGAAATTAATGATGTGTTCCGGTGTTCCTTTGAAGTTTTTACGAAGTTCAGGATCTTGAGTCGCGATGCCGACAGGACACGTATTCAAATGACAGGCACGCATCATAATGCAACCCGAAGCTACTAATGGCGCCGTAGCAAAACCAAATTCTTCTGCGCCAAGCAAAGCAGCAATGGCAACATCACGACCTGTTTTTAATTGTCCGTCACATTCAAGAACGACGCGGCTTCGCAAATCATTCAGAATTAAAGTCTGTTGTGCTTCTGCCAATCCAAGTTCCCATGGAATTCCGGTGTGTTGCAATGATGTTAATGGTGCGGCACCGGTTCCACCATCGTAACCCGAAATCAGGATTACATCGGCTTTGGCTTTGGCAACACCGGCAGCAATTGTTCCTACACCAACTTCGGAAACCAATTTTACATTAACCCGTGCTTCGCGATTCGCATTTTTTAAATCAAAAATCAATTGAGATAAATCTTCAATCGAATAAATATCGTGATGTGGTGGCGGAGAAATCAGTCCAACATAAGGCGTTGAATTTCGTGTTTCAGCAATCCACGGCACTACTTTTTCGCCAGGTAATTGTCCACCTTCACCAGGTTTTGCCCCTTGTGCCATTTTGATTTGAATTTCCTTAGCGTTGGTCAAATAATTGATAGAAACGCCAAATCTTCCCGACGCTACTTGTTTAATAGCACTATTTCTGGAATCTCCGTTAAGATCTTTTTGATATCGTTTTGCATCTTCGCCACCTTCACCTGAATTGCTTTTTCCGCCAATTCTGTTCATGGCAATGGCCAAATTTTCATGTGCTTCCTGGCTAATTGAACCATAAGACATGGCTCCGGTTTTGAATTTTTTTACGATTTCTGTCCAAGGCTCTACTTCATCAATCGAAATCGGATCGTAATTGTTAAATTCAAATAAACCACGAATAGTCATGAGGTTTTCACTTTGTTCGTTGACCATTTTGGAATATTCCTTATAGCTTTCCGGACTGTTTAATCTAACCGCTTGCTGTAATTTTGCAATGGTCGTTGGATTGAACATATGTTTCTCACCATTTCTTCGCCATCTGTAAATGCCTCCAATTTCGAGTGGTAATAAATTGGATATTTCTGAATTTGGAAATGCCTTTTGGTATCTTTTTTTGACTTCTTTTTCAACTTCCATCAAACCAATTCCTTCAATTCGAGAAGGCGTATTTGGGAAATACTTTGAAGTAAAGGTTTTATTTAATCCCAGGATTTCAAAAATTTGAGCCGCTCTGTACGAATGCAAAGTTGAAATTCCAATTTTATTCATGATTTTCAGAATTCCTTTGGCAATCGCTTTGTTATAGTTTTTAATAGCGTAGTCTGCTTTTACATTGGTAATAAAACCTTGATTTACCTGCTCATGAATAATTTCGTTTACCATGTATGGATTGATGGCGCTGGCACCATAACCAAATAATAGCGCAAAATGATGCGGTTCTCTTGGCTCAGCAGATTCGATTAAAATCCCAAATTTAGAGCGTACTTTAAGAGTATTTAGTGAATGATGAATATACGAACAAGCCAATAGCATCGGAATAGGTGCCATTTTTTCGCTCACATTTCTATCTGAAAGAATTACAATATTGCAGCCTTCCGAAACCGCTTTGAAAGTGGCCTGTACACATTTTTCTAAACCGCGCTCCAAACCATTGACTCCTTTTTCAATTTCATACAAAGTTGAAATCGTAACCGATTTGAAATCGACATGATTGATGTTTCTGATTTTATCCAAATCCTCGTTGGAAATAACCGGATTTTGGATTTTTAGTTTTTTACAATGCTTTGGTTCAATATCAAATATGTTGAAATCGCCACCAATGGCAAGACTAATATCGGTGATAATTTCTTCCCGAATTCCGTCTAATGGTGGATTGGTAACCTGGGCAAATTGCTGTTTGAAGTAGTTGTATAATAATTGAGGCTGGTCTGATAAAACAGCAAGCGGCGTGTCATTTCCCATTGAGCTGATCGCTTCTGCGCCTTGTTCACCCATCGGGTTTATGATGGTTTTTAAATCTTCAATGGTGTATCCAAACAAGCGTTGTCGGGTTTCAAATGGTACCGTTTCAACCGGAATAGGATTATTAGTGTATGGTATTTTAGCCAGTTGCAACAGATTCTCGTTTAACCATTTTTTGTACGGACGTTTGGTAACTACGGCTTTTTTTACTTCGTCGTCTTCAATAATTCGGCCTTTGTTCATGTCTACGAGGAACATTTTTCCAGGCTCTAATCTTCCGTGTTGTACTACGTCTTCGGGTTTTATATCGAGTACGCCAATTTCGGATGACATAATTACAAAACCACTTTTGGTTACTGTATATCGTGACGGGCGCAAACCATTTCGGTCTAATAAAGCACCAATTACATTTCCATCGGTAAACGGAATTGAAGCTGGTCCATCCCAAGGTTCCATGATACACGAATTGTATTCATAGAATGCTTTTTTGTCTTCTGACATAGTTTGGTGTTTTTCCCAGGCTTCGGGAACAACCATCATCATGACTTCGGGTAAAGAACGACCGGTCATCAGTAACAATTCGATAACCATATCCATCGAAGCGGAATCTGATTTTCCTTCTAAAATAATAGGGAATAATTTTTTAATGTCATCACCAAAAACATCGCTTTTCATTAATTCTTCACGGGCACGCATACGGCTAATATTCCCACGAAGTGTATTGATTTCTCCGTTGTGGCACATATAGCGGAATGGTTGCGCCAATTCCCATGAAGGAAAAGTATTGGTTGAAAACCGTTGATGCACCAAGGCAAGTCGGGTAACCAAGTCGTCATCCTCTAAATCAGTGTAATAGCGACTGATATCTTCTGGCATTAAAAGCCCTTTGTATATTATGGTTGTAGTAGATAAACTGGTAAAATAGAAGCGATAGCTTTCTGAAATTTTGGAATTTATAATGACATGTTCGGCAATTTTTCTGGCGGCAAATAGTTTGGCATTGAATTGTTGTTCGGTGAGATCTAAGTCACCTTTACTCACAAATACCTGTTTGATAGTTGGTTCTTTTTCCGCGGCTATTTGGCCAAGGTTGGAAACATCTACAGGAACATCACGCCAGCCAATGATTTTTAGGTTTTGCTCGCTAATAGCATTTTCAAATGCTGTTTTACAGAAAGCAACCTGATTGACACTTTTAGGCAAAAAAACCATTCCGACCGCGTATTCTCGTGGTTCCGGAATTTCGAAAGAGCAAACTTTTTTAAAGAAATCATGAGGAATGTCAAACAGAATTCCGGCACCATCACCGGTTCTCCCATCTGCACTTACGGCACCACGATGTTCTAATTTTATTAAAATATCGAGCGCTTTGTGAATTATATCGTTGGTTTTTATTCCGTTTAAATTGCAAATAAATCCTGCGCCACAATTGTCATGCTCAAATTCGGGCAAGTAAAGGCCTTGTTCTTCGACTTTCATTATTGATAAATTTTTACTAAATTATCAAAATGATTAAATATAAAATAACAAATCTAAACAAAGTGTTAACTTTTATCAATATAATAATTAAATCGTTGTCAAATTATCGATTTGCTATTTTTT is part of the Flavobacterium sangjuense genome and harbors:
- a CDS encoding acyltransferase family protein — protein: MGLLRFLLAITVVLGHSSSIFGFQLVGGALAVQAFYIISGFYMTLILNEKYVGKNSSYKLFISNRLLRLFPIYWTVLLLTILYSVVVSIYSKGNDLGSFSYYADYWNVMSIGSFIYFVFTNLFLFLQDTVMFLSLDTASGNLFFTSNFHRHTPALYNFLMVPQAWTIGVEIAFYIIAPFLVRRKLNIIIPLILLSLLLRAVLYYHFNLKNDPWTYRFFPTELVFFLLGIVSYHAYKKLDTLSIKKIYLQLIWLSVIGATLFHSFLPIPHKDKLYLFGFFITLPFVFILTKNWKKDAYIGELSYPIYISHILLFTILKSLNIPITGSLLGITLSILTVGFSLFLTNLVTKRIERIRQKRIVPNR
- the lysA gene encoding diaminopimelate decarboxylase yields the protein MQPKELLDLAEQFGNPLYVYDAEKIEFQYKRLTNAFKVEKLRINYAMKALSNISILKLLKNLGSGLDTVSIQEVRLGLHAGFTPDRIIFTPNGVSFEEIEEVAAMGVQINIDNLSILEHFGAKHPKVPVCIRINPHVMAGGNENISVGHIDSKFGISIYQIPHVLRIVENTKMNINGIHMHTGSDILDIEVFLYASEILFDVAKQFKNLEFLDFGSGFKVPYKKDDIETNVEELGKKLTKRFLAFEKEYGSELTLAFEPGKFLVSEAGFFLAKVNVVKQTTSTVFAGIDSGFNHLIRPMFYGSQHYIENISKPKGKERFYTVVGYICETDTFANNRRIAEIHEGDILCFRNAGAYCFSMASNYNSRFKPAEVLWKNGKGHLIRERETFDDLLQNQILVDL
- a CDS encoding energy transducer TonB — protein: MKKIITLLLLFYSIANFSQTAEKVEDNNIYNVAGLNTKPEFPGGLDKLKSLVNESYLKTYPAEVKGKVYAIFVIEKDGSLSDVKILRGVDADKAKELIRILENLPKWNPGKVKDQIVRVLYTVPLVIGK
- a CDS encoding DUF1508 domain-containing protein yields the protein MSTFVISKRYNGDYKFVFASRKGKTIFTSIACKHKSDCESMILAIKENMALFAFTKVRKASNKYFFRLSKDGLVLANSRKFSTELMLQKGIDEIITYAHKAEILDFSENDFAFSDDSAVFEEGAQ
- a CDS encoding bleomycin resistance protein, which codes for MLTQINPKLPMRNKAVTLDYYVNQLGFRLFGSADHDGYLMVQKDNIQIHFFEFAALDQTENYGQVYIRVDGIDNFYQNLLDRKVRIHPNGYLEAKPWGQKEFSLLDPDHNLLTFGESM
- the pafA gene encoding alkaline phosphatase PafA gives rise to the protein MNKLLPFVFLFVISNLTAQQRPKLVVGIVVDQMKTEYLYRFQSDFSENGFKRLMNDGFTFYNMHYNYMPTYTAPGHASIYTGTTPAMHGIVSNEWYSRSAGKEVYCTDDASVKTLGDGTKEEGEMSPKNLQTTTITDELRLTTNFKGKVIGISMKDRGAILPAGHFANWAFWYSKTGSFISSTFYGSTMPDWATEFNAQKGYMKYINQGWDLLKPIATYDESLDDDNPYEGKLYKVDKPVFPYDLKAMLEKNNPSILRAVPFGNDYVADFAKTAIEKESLGKDNVTDFLAVSFSSTDYVGHILGPRSIELQDTYLRLDLTIADLLTYLDKTVGKGNYLVFLTADHAGAENAQFLKDSKYDVTNLVGKELDKNLEKFSTDTFGENLVLHYDSFNLFFNKEKIKAKNLDLVTVKKAFKDFLMTQNYVKRVYTEEEILANSGADYHLNCIAKGYDVTQNGDMIVLDKPGYIEYGPTGTSHGTTYSYDTHVPLLFYGWKIPKGESHEKKVITQIAPTLSQKLKITLPNGTESQVLTEILDK
- a CDS encoding glutamate synthase subunit beta → MGKLGGFKEYDRADESNLVVQERVSNYNEFTIPLPKQKIKEQGSRCMDCGIPFCHSACPLGNLIPDFNDMVHQEEWQSALEILQSTNNFPEFTGRLCPAPCEKSCVLGIISEPVAIENIEKNIVERGFAEGWIKPQPPQIRTGKTVAVIGSGPAGLAAAQQLNRAGHLVTVFERDNAIGGLLRYGIPNFKLEKAIIDRRIAILEAEGIVFKTNVNVGVNYSIKQLNSFDAVVLCGGATDKRSLPTRGIESKGVVQAMTFLTQQTKALYGETIPNQITAKGKNVIVIGGGDTGSDCVGTSNRQGAKSVTNFEILPKPPEYRSETTPWPFWPLQLKTSSSHEEGCDRNWLINTKEFISNDKGELTGLKTVEVAWKMTPGQRPELIEKEGSEKIWPCELALLALGFTGPEKTLSDQLGIEIDARNNYKAKNYQTNIQNIFTAGDMRRGQSLIVWAISEGREAAREVDNYLMGYTNLPTKGNGDLPNL